In Vibrio alginolyticus NBRC 15630 = ATCC 17749, the sequence CTCAAACTCCAGAAGCAAATATCATCAAGCTACCTAACATTTCAGCTTCAGTTCCTCAGCTTAAAGCGGCGATTAAAGAGCTTCAGGCGAAAGGTTACGATTTACCAAACTACCCAGAAGAGCCGAGCACGTACGAAGAGAAAGCGATTAAAGCGGCTTACGACAAAATCAAAGGTAGTGCGGTTAACCCAGTACTTCGTGAAGGTAACTCAGACCGTCGTGCTCCGACTTCGGTTAAGAACTACGCGAAGAAAAACCCACACTCAATGGGTGCATGGTCAGCAGAATCTAAGTCTCATGTTGCGAGCATGTCAGACAATGACTTCTTTGGTAGCGAAAAGTCTACAACTATCTCTGGTGCAACAGAGGTCAAAATCGAGTTTGTCGGTAATGATGGTACAGTTAAAGAGCTTAAGTCTGCGTTCCCATTACTAGATAAAGAAGTCATTGATACTTCAGTAATGAAGAAGAAGGCGTTGGTTGAATTTTTCGAGAAAGAGATTGCTGAAGCGAAAGCGCAAGACGTGCTGCTGTCTCTTCATATGAAAGCGACGATGATGAAAGTTTCTGACCCTGTCATTTTCGGCCATGCCGTAAAAGTTTACTACAAAGACGTTTTCGATAAGTACGGTAAGCTGTTTGAAGAGCTAGGCGTTGATGTAAACAATGGCATCGGTGATGTTTACTCAAAAATTGAGTCTCTACCTGAAGCGCAAAAAGCAGAAATTGAAGCGGCCATTCAAGCGGTTTACCAAACTCAACCAGAACTTGCGATGGTTGACTCTGATCGTGGTATCACAAACTTACATGTACCAAGTGACATTATTGTAGATGCTTCTATGCCAGCAATGCTTCGCTCTTCGGGTCAAATGTGGGGACCAGATGGTAAACAAAAAGACACCAAAGCGATGATTCCAGATCGTAGCTACGCAGGTATTTACCAAGCGGTTATTGATTTCTGTAAAGAGCACGGCGCATTTGATCCAACCACTATGGGTAGCGTACCTAACGTTGGTCTAATGGCTCAGAAAGCTGAAGAGTATGGTTCTCACGACAAGACATTCATTCTAGACGCTGCGGGTACTGTTCGCGTTGTTGATGCTTCAGGTAACGTACTGTTAGAGC encodes:
- a CDS encoding NADP-dependent isocitrate dehydrogenase, whose product is MPTEKPTIIYTITDEAPALATYSLLPIIQSFTASSGINVDTRDISLAGRIIANFPEHLKEEQRIGDALTELGELAQTPEANIIKLPNISASVPQLKAAIKELQAKGYDLPNYPEEPSTYEEKAIKAAYDKIKGSAVNPVLREGNSDRRAPTSVKNYAKKNPHSMGAWSAESKSHVASMSDNDFFGSEKSTTISGATEVKIEFVGNDGTVKELKSAFPLLDKEVIDTSVMKKKALVEFFEKEIAEAKAQDVLLSLHMKATMMKVSDPVIFGHAVKVYYKDVFDKYGKLFEELGVDVNNGIGDVYSKIESLPEAQKAEIEAAIQAVYQTQPELAMVDSDRGITNLHVPSDIIVDASMPAMLRSSGQMWGPDGKQKDTKAMIPDRSYAGIYQAVIDFCKEHGAFDPTTMGSVPNVGLMAQKAEEYGSHDKTFILDAAGTVRVVDASGNVLLEQAVEEGDIFRMCQVKDAPIQDWVKLAVTRARATGVPAVFWLDENRAHDAELIKKVNAYLPDHDTDGLEIKILSPVEACKYSLERMKAGLDTISVTGNVLRDYLTDLFPILELGTSAKMLSIVPLMNGGGLFETGAGGSAPKHVQQVEKENHLRWDSLGEFLALAASLEHLSVATNNPKAQVLADTLDKATGEFLDTNKSPSRKVGELDNRGSHFYLALYWAKALSEQTDDADLAAEFAPIAKALSEQEETIVAELNNAQGVKGELGGYYLLDDALVSKLMRPSETFNAIINK